Genomic window (Allostreptomyces psammosilenae):
ACCGAGCCGCCCGCCGGGATGGTGGCGTTGTGGCCGGCGTTGCGGACGGTGACGTCGGCGCCGCTCTGCTGCAGGACGCCGTTCCAGAGGGTGGTGATGGTCTGGCCGTTGGCGTAGGTCCAGCCCAGCGTCCAGCCGTTGATCGGGGTGGTGCCGGTGTTGCGGATCACGACGTCGGCCTGGAAGCCGCCGCCCCAGGAGCCGACGACCCGGTAGGTGACCTGGCAGTTGGCCACGGGGTTGCCGCCGCCGGGCAGGGTGGTCACCGCGACGGTCCCGGAGCGGGTGGAGCGGTTGCCGGCGGCGTCGCGGGCGTAGACGGCGAAGGTGTAGGAGGTGTTGGCGCTCAGCCCGGTCACGGTGGTGGAGTTGGTGGCCGAGGTGGTCACCGCGGTCTCCGTGGTGCCGTTCACCCGGACGACGTCGTAGCCGGTGACGCCGACCGCGTCGGTGGAGGCGGCCCAGGACAGGCGGACGCTGCCGGGGGTCACGTCGGCGGCCGTCGGGGTGCCGGGGGCGGTCGGCGCGGTGGTGTCGCCGCCACCGCCGCCGTAGACCGACGCCTCGCGGGAGGTGGCCTTGATGCCGTTGGCGCCGTTGAAGATGCGCTGGCCCCAGGAGGTGAGCCGGGTCGGGTCGAAGCTGGTCACCATGTCGAGGTACTCGACGCCGCCGCCGTTGCCGCTCCAGGACCAGCCGAGGTAGCCGAGGCCGAGCGCCTGGGTGGTGGCGAAGATGGTGTCCTCGTCGGGGTTGCCGTCCGAGTGGTCGTGGCCGAACTCGCCGACCACGATGGGCAGGCGGGCGGTGACGAACCGGTTGAGGTAGTCGTTGATCTCGGCCGCGGTGTCGAAGACGCCGTACATGTGGATCGAGAAGACGGTGTTGCGGTCCGGGTCGCTGGCGAAGACCTGCGCGGCGTTGTCACGCATGGTGAAGGACCAGTCCTGGCCCCAGTTGGGGGCGTCGACCATGATGGTGTGGTCGAATCCGGCGTCGCGGAGCTTGTTGATCGCCGCGGAGGTGTCGGCCGCCCAGGTGGAATATCCGGCGTTTCCGTAGGGCTCGTTGCCGATGTTGACGATGACGTAGTTCTCCTGGCCGGTGAGCGCGCTCTGGACGCTCAGCCAGTAATCGGCCGCCCGGTCCAGGCTGACCGCCCCGCTCTGCTCGCCGTAGCCGGTGGTGTCGTGCACCTCCAGGACGCAGATGAGGCGGTTCGCCTTGCACTGCGCGACGACGTTCGCGACGTCGGCGGCGTCGTTCCGCGTCCAGCGGTCGCCGCTGCTCAGCACAACGCGCACGGTGTTCGCGCCGAGCGCCTTGATGTTGGCCAGCGAGCTGGTCTGGTTGGTGTACCAGGTGTGGGCGTGGTTGACGCCGCGCATGACGAAGTCGTTTCCGTTGGCGTCGAGCAGACGACCGCCGCTCACGTGGAAACCCGTTGCCGCGTGCGCCGGCTGCGCGACGACGAACATGGAGAAAAGGAGACCGAGCAGCGCCACGGCCGCGGTCGTCACACGTCTTCTCATGAGCCTACTCCCGAAGGGAGATCCGCCGCGGGCGGCGAATCTCGTGATGGGCTGCCAAATGCCTGTCCTGCGAACCCCGTCGGCGGGCCGGCGGGTGGGTGCTTCCGGTTTTCGCCACTGGACCGGCATGGCGGGAGTGCCGTTCCGCAAACGACCCTTACATGACCCTGTCAATCATTTCGACAGGATTCGGCGCGGGTCGACGACGCAAGAGCGAACCCCGTACGGCGTGGCCCTCAGGGTAGGTGCGGGGCGGTGGTTACACAACCGGTTAAGCACGGCTCGTCCTGCGCTCGGGCACGCGGGTTGACGGTTCGACGACAGTTCGACGGCCGTCCGGTGGCGGCACGGCGTCGGCCGGGGCGGCGGGTCGCCCCGCGTTGACCTCAAGCCGCCTTGAGATTGCAGGATCGTCGGCGACGGGACGCGCCGACGCCGGCGGGTCACCGTGCGACGCGTGGTGCCCGCGCCTTCCCGGCGCCGCCACCACGGTCGACGGAGCGAGGGAAGGGGAAGCCATGACCACCAGCCTGGAGACCGCCGCGGCGCCCGGCGGAGGCGAGACGGCGGGGAGCGGCGGGGCCGCCGGGCCCACCGAGGCTGCCGGTGCCTCCGGTGCCGTGGAGGACGCCGGGAGGCGGGGCGCGGGCACGCTGCGACCGCCCTACCGGGCGTTCACCATCGGGGCCGTCGCGCTCAGCACGCTCATCGCCTTCGAGAACCTGGCCGTCACCACCGCGATGCCCACCGCCGCCCGGGCCCTGGACGGCCTCGCCCTCTACGGCCTCGCCTTCGGCGGCCCGCTCGCCGCCGGAGTGGTCGCCATGGTGCTCTCCGGCGTCTGGTCGGACAGACGGGGCGCGCCCCGGCCGTTGTGGACCGGCATCGGGCTGTTCTCCGTCGGACTGCTGCTCGCCGGCGCGGCCCCGACCATGGGCGTGCTGGTCGCCGGCCGCGTGGTGCAGGGCTTCGGCGCCGGGCTGGTGGGCGTCGCGCTCTACGTCGCCGTGGGGCACCTGTACCCGGCCCACCTGCGGCCACAGGTCTTCACCGCCTTCGCGGCGGCCTGGGTGCTGCCCTCGATCGTCGGTCCGGCCATCGCCGGGCTGATCATGGAACAGGCCCACTGGCGCTGGGTGTTCCTCGGCGTGCCGCTGATCGCGCTGCCGGCCGGGGTGCTGCTGCGGCCGGCGCTGCGCGGCACCACCACGCGGAAGCGGGACGCGGCGACGGGATCGGCGCGGGCGGCCGGCGCGCCCAAGGCCGGCGCGCCCACGGCCGGCGCGCCCACGGCCGGCACCGGGCCAACCGCCGGCCGTGACCGCGATGACGCCCCCGACGGCGCCGGTGCGGACGCGCCGGACGCCACCGGCCGCCGCCTGCTCTGGGCCCTGGTCGCCGCGGTCGGCGCGGGGCTGCTGCACTACGGCGGTCAGGGGCACGGCGCGCTGGCCGTTCCGCTCCTGGTGGCCGGGCTGGCCGGCCTGGTGGCCGCCGCGCCCCGGCTGCTGCCGCCGGGGACTCCCCGCGCCCGGCGCGGGCTGCCCACCGTGGTCATCCTGCGCGGACTCGCCGGCGCCGCCATGCTGGGCACCGAGGTGTTCATCCCGCTGATGCTCTCCCAGGAGCGCGGCATGTCCGCCGCCACGGCGGGCGCCGCGCTCACCGTCTCGGCGCTGGGCTGGTCCGCCGGCAGCTGGTTCCAGGCCCGCCCGAACCGGCCGCTGGG
Coding sequences:
- a CDS encoding cellulase family glycosylhydrolase — protein: MRRRVTTAAVALLGLLFSMFVVAQPAHAATGFHVSGGRLLDANGNDFVMRGVNHAHTWYTNQTSSLANIKALGANTVRVVLSSGDRWTRNDAADVANVVAQCKANRLICVLEVHDTTGYGEQSGAVSLDRAADYWLSVQSALTGQENYVIVNIGNEPYGNAGYSTWAADTSAAINKLRDAGFDHTIMVDAPNWGQDWSFTMRDNAAQVFASDPDRNTVFSIHMYGVFDTAAEINDYLNRFVTARLPIVVGEFGHDHSDGNPDEDTIFATTQALGLGYLGWSWSGNGGGVEYLDMVTSFDPTRLTSWGQRIFNGANGIKATSREASVYGGGGGDTTAPTAPGTPTAADVTPGSVRLSWAASTDAVGVTGYDVVRVNGTTETAVTTSATNSTTVTGLSANTSYTFAVYARDAAGNRSTRSGTVAVTTLPGGGNPVANCQVTYRVVGSWGGGFQADVVIRNTGTTPINGWTLGWTYANGQTITTLWNGVLQQSGADVTVRNAGHNATIPAGGSVSFGFTASWNGTNTNPTAFSLGGSACAVA
- a CDS encoding MFS transporter, which translates into the protein MTTSLETAAAPGGGETAGSGGAAGPTEAAGASGAVEDAGRRGAGTLRPPYRAFTIGAVALSTLIAFENLAVTTAMPTAARALDGLALYGLAFGGPLAAGVVAMVLSGVWSDRRGAPRPLWTGIGLFSVGLLLAGAAPTMGVLVAGRVVQGFGAGLVGVALYVAVGHLYPAHLRPQVFTAFAAAWVLPSIVGPAIAGLIMEQAHWRWVFLGVPLIALPAGVLLRPALRGTTTRKRDAATGSARAAGAPKAGAPTAGAPTAGTGPTAGRDRDDAPDGAGADAPDATGRRLLWALVAAVGAGLLHYGGQGHGALAVPLLVAGLAGLVAAAPRLLPPGTPRARRGLPTVVILRGLAGAAMLGTEVFIPLMLSQERGMSAATAGAALTVSALGWSAGSWFQARPNRPLGTTGLLRLGFAFLLVGPIAVAVTVAPAVPVLVAIVGWAVAGLGMGMVYPTLSVLTLELSAPAEQGRNSSALQLADSLGTTMVLAVGGSLFAALVSRSADTAYLAIFLISGVLSLLGLLLAGRARAR